From a single Piliocolobus tephrosceles isolate RC106 chromosome 21, ASM277652v3, whole genome shotgun sequence genomic region:
- the SUGP2 gene encoding SURP and G-patch domain-containing protein 2 isoform X1, which yields MSPPRAAAVAGQNNMAARRITQETFDAVLQEKAKRYHMDASGEAVSETLQFKAQDLLRAVPRSRAEMYDDVHSDSRYSLSGSVAHSRDTGREGLRSDVFPGPSFRSSNPSISDDSYFRKECGRDLEFSHSDSRDQVIGHRKLGHFRSQDWKFALRGSWEQDFGHPVSQESSSWSQEYSFGPSAVLGDFGSSRLIEKECLEKESRDYDVDHPGEADSVLRGSSQVQARGRALNIVDQEGSLLGKGESQGLLTAKGGVGKLVTLRNVSTKKIPTMNRITPKTQGTNQIQKTTPSPDVTLGTNPGTEDIQFPIQKIPLGLDLKNLRLPRRKMSFDIIDKSDVFSRFGIEIIKWAGFHTIKDDIKFSQLFQTLFELETETCAKMLASFKCSLKPEHRDFCFFTIKFLKHSALKTPRVDNEFLNMLLDKGAVKTKNCFFEIIKPFDKYIMRLQDRLLKSVTPLLMACNAYELSVKMKTLSNPLDLALALETTNSLCRKSLALLGQTFSLASSFRQEKILEAVGLQDIAPSPAAFPNFEDSTLFGREYIDHLKAWLVSSGCPLQVKKAEPEPTREEEKMIPPTKPEIQAKAPSSLSDEPTVSMFLRKAVLCVPAVPQRADHKVVGTIDQLVKRVIEGSLSPKERTLLKEDPAYWFLSDENSLEYKYYKLKLAEMQRMSQNLRGADQKPTSAECAVRAMLYARAVRNLKKKLLPWQRRGLLRAQGLRGWKARRATTGTQTLLSSGTRLKHHGRQTPGLSQAKPSLPDRNDAANKDCLPDPVGPSPQDPSSEASGPSPKPAGVDISEAPQTSSPCPSADIDMKTMETAEKLARFVAQVGPEIEQFSIENSTDNPDLWFLHDQNSSAFKFYRKKVFELCPSICFTSSPHNLHTGGGDTAGSQESPVDLMEGEGECEDEPPPREAELESPEVMPEEEDEDDEDGREEAPAPGGAGKSEGSTPADGLPSEAAEDDLAGTPALSQATSGTCFPRKRISSKSLKVGMIPAPKRVCLIQEPKVHEPVRIAYDRPRGRPMSKKKKPKDLDFAQQKLTDKNLGFQMLQKMGWKEGHGLGSLGKGIREPVSVGTPSEGEGLGADGQEHKEDTFDVFRQRMMQMYRHKRANK from the exons ATGTCCCCGCCTCGCGCGGCGGCGGTGGCGG GGCAAAATAACATGGCAGCCAGACGAATTACACAGGAGACTTTTGATGCTGTATTACAAGAAAAAGCCAAGCGATATCACATGGATGCCAGCGGTGAGGCTGTAAGCGAAACTCTTCAGTTTAAAGCTCAAG ATCTCTTAAGGGCAGTCCCAAGATCCAGAGCAGAGATGTATGATGATGTCCACAGCGATAGCAGATACTCCCTCAGTGGATCTGTAGCTCACTCGCGAGACACCGGAAGAGAAGGCCTGAGAAGTGACGTATTTCCAGGGCCTTCCTTCAGATCAAGCAACCCTTCCATCAGTGATGACAGCTACTTTCGCAAAGAATGTGGCCGGGATCTGGAATTTTCTCACTCTGATTCTCGGGACCAGGTCATTGGCCACCGGAAATTGGGACATTTCCGTTCTCAGGACTGGAAATTTGCACTCCGTGGTTCTTGGGAGCAAGACTTTGGCCATCCAGTTTCTCAAGAGTCCTCCTCTTGGTCACAGGAGTATAGTTTTGGTCCCTCTGCAGTTTTGGGAGACTTTGGATCTTCCAGGCTGATTGAGAAAGAGTGTTTGGAGAAGGAGAGTCGGGATTATGACGTGGACCATCCCGGGGAGGCTGACTCTGTGCTCAGGGGCAGCAGTCAAGTCCAGGCCAGAGGCCGAGCTTTAAACATCGTTGACCAGGAAGGTTCCCTCCTAGGAAAAGGGGAGTCTCAGGGCCTGCTCACAGCTAAGGGGGGTGTTGGGAAACTTGTCACATTGAGAAATGTGAGCACAAAAAAAATACCCACCATGAATCGTATTACTCCCAAAACTCAGGGCACTAACCAAATCCAGAAAACCACTCCAAGTCCTGATGTGACCCTGGGGACAAACCCAGGGACAGAAGATATCCAGTTCCCCATTCAGAAGATCCCTCTGGGGCTGGATCTGAAGAATCTTCGGCTCCCCAGAAGAAAGATGAGCTTTGACATCATAGATAAGTCTGATGTTTTTTCAAGATTTGGGATAGAAATAATCAAATGGGCAGGATTCCATACCATAAAAGATGATATTAAATTTTCCCAGCTTTTCCAGACTCTCTTTGAACTTGAAACAGAAACCTGTGCTAAAATGCTTGCCTCATTCAAATGTTCCTTAAAACCAGAGCACagagatttttgcttttttactatCAAATTTTTAAAGCACTCTGCTTTGAAAACACCCAGAGTTGATAATGAGTTTTTAAACATGCTTTTAGACAAAGGTGCTGTGAAGACCAAAAATTGCTTTTTTGAAATCATAAAGCCCTTTGACAAGTACATAATGAGACTTCAAGACCGGCTTCTGAAGAGTGTCACACCTCTGCTTATGGCCTGCAATGCCTACGAGCTGAGTGTCAAGATGAAGACCCTCAGTAACCCCCTGGACTTGGCTCTTGCCCTGGAAACCACCAATTCTCTCTGCCGTAAGTCTTTGGCCCTTTTGGGACAGACATTCTCCTTGGCCTCTTCTTTCCGGCAAGAGAAAATCTTAGAAGCTGTCGGCCTGCAAGATATAGCTCCGTCACCTGCTGCATTTCCAAACTTTGAAGACTCCACTTTGTTTGGGAGAGAGTACATAGACCACCTGAAGGCCTGGCTAGTCAGCAGCGGGTGTCCCCTCCAGGTTAAGAAAGCCGAACCAGAGCCGACGCgagaggaggagaaaatgatTCCTCCTACCAAACCCGAAATTCAGGCCAAGGCTCCAAGTAGTCTGAGTGATG AGCCCACAGTCAGCATGTTTCTCAGAAAAGCTGTTCTGTGTGTTCCAGCTGTCCCCcagcgagcagatcacaaggtagtGGGCACCATCGACCAGCTTGTGAAACGTGTCATCGAAGGCAGCCTGTCTCCCAAAGAGAGAACTCTTCTCAAAGAGGACCCTGCTTACTG GTTTTTGTCTGATGAAAATAGTCTGGAGTATAAATATTACAAGCTGAAGTTGGCAGAAATGCAGCGGATGAGCCAGAATTTGCGAGGAGCCGACCAGAAGCCGACCTCAGCAGAGTGTGCGGTGCGGGCCATGCTGTATGCCCGGGCTGTCCGTAACCTCAAGAAGAAACTGCTTCCGTGGCAGCGGCGGGGGCTCCTCCGTGCTCAAGGGCTCCGGGGCTGGAAGGCAAGGAGAGCGACCACTGGGACCCAGACCCTCCTATCCTCAGGCACCAGGCTGAAACACCACGGCCGGCAGACTCCAGGCCTCTCACAGGCAAAACCATCCCTGCCAGACAGAAATGATGCTGCCAACAAGGACTGCCTGCCAGACCCAGTTGGACCCTCTCCTCAGGACCCCAGCTCAGAAGCCTCAGGTCCATCCCCCAAGCCAGCAGGAGTGGACATCTCTGAAGCACCTCAGACCTCTTCTCCCTGCCCATCTGCTGACA TTGACATGAAGACAATGGAGACTGCAGAGAAACTGGCTAGATTTGTTGCTCAGGTGGGACCAGAGATCGAACAATTCAGCATAGAAAACAGCACCGATAACCCTGACCTGTG GTTTCTACATGACCAAAATAGTTCTGCTTTCAAATTCTATCGAAAGAAAGTGTTTGAACTATGTCCATCAATTTGTTTCACATCATCTCCTCACAACCTTCACACTGGTGGTGGTGACACTGCGGGTTCTCAGGAGAGCCCCGTGGACCTcatggaaggggaaggagagtgtGAAGATGAGCCACCTCCgcgggaggctgagctggagagCCCAGAGGTGATGcctgaggaggaggatgaggacgATGAGGATGGCAGAGAGGAGGCCCCTGCTCCCGGAGGGGCGGGCAAGTCTGAGGGCAGCACCCCTGCCGATGGCCTTCCCAGTGAGGCTGCTGAGGATGACCTGGCTGGAACACCTGCCCTGTCACAGGCCACCTCGGGTACCTGCTTCCCCCGGAAGAGGATCAGCAGCAAGTCGTTGAAGGTTGGCATGATTCCAGCTCCCAAGAGAGTGTGTCTCATCCAGGAGCCAAAAG TCCATGAACCAGTTCGAATTGCCTATGACAGGCCTCGGGGTCGTCCCATGTCCAAAAAGAAG AAACCCAAGGACTTGGACTTCGCCCAGCAGAAGCTGACCGATAAGAACCTGGGCTTCCAGATGCTGCAGAAGATGGGCTGGAAGGAGGGCCATGGCCTGGGCTCCCTCGGAAAGGGCATCCGGGAGCCAGTCAGCGT GGGAACCCCCTCGGAAGGGGAAGGGTTGGGTGCTGACGGGCAGGAGCACAAAGAAGACACGTTCGATGTGTTCCGGCAGAGGATGATGCAGATGTACAGACACAAGCGGGCCAACAAATAG
- the SUGP2 gene encoding SURP and G-patch domain-containing protein 2 isoform X3 has protein sequence MSPPRAAAVAGQNNMAARRITQETFDAVLQEKAKRYHMDASGEAVSETLQFKAQDLLRAVPRSRAEMYDDVHSDSRYSLSGSVAHSRDTGREGLRSDVFPGPSFRSSNPSISDDSYFRKECGRDLEFSHSDSRDQVIGHRKLGHFRSQDWKFALRGSWEQDFGHPVSQESSSWSQEYSFGPSAVLGDFGSSRLIEKECLEKESRDYDVDHPGEADSVLRGSSQVQARGRALNIVDQEGSLLGKGESQGLLTAKGGVGKLVTLRNVSTKKIPTMNRITPKTQGTNQIQKTTPSPDVTLGTNPGTEDIQFPIQKIPLGLDLKNLRLPRRKMSFDIIDKSDVFSRFGIEIIKWAGFHTIKDDIKFSQLFQTLFELETETCAKMLASFKCSLKPEHRDFCFFTIKFLKHSALKTPRVDNEFLNMLLDKGAVKTKNCFFEIIKPFDKYIMRLQDRLLKSVTPLLMACNAYELSVKMKTLSNPLDLALALETTNSLCRKSLALLGQTFSLASSFRQEKILEAVGLQDIAPSPAAFPNFEDSTLFGREYIDHLKAWLVSSGCPLQVKKAEPEPTREEEKMIPPTKPEIQAKAPSSLSDAVPQRADHKVVGTIDQLVKRVIEGSLSPKERTLLKEDPAYWFLSDENSLEYKYYKLKLAEMQRMSQNLRGADQKPTSAECAVRAMLYARAVRNLKKKLLPWQRRGLLRAQGLRGWKARRATTGTQTLLSSGTRLKHHGRQTPGLSQAKPSLPDRNDAANKDCLPDPVGPSPQDPSSEASGPSPKPAGVDISEAPQTSSPCPSADIDMKTMETAEKLARFVAQVGPEIEQFSIENSTDNPDLWFLHDQNSSAFKFYRKKVFELCPSICFTSSPHNLHTGGGDTAGSQESPVDLMEGEGECEDEPPPREAELESPEVMPEEEDEDDEDGREEAPAPGGAGKSEGSTPADGLPSEAAEDDLAGTPALSQATSGTCFPRKRISSKSLKVGMIPAPKRVCLIQEPKVHEPVRIAYDRPRGRPMSKKKKPKDLDFAQQKLTDKNLGFQMLQKMGWKEGHGLGSLGKGIREPVSVGTPSEGEGLGADGQEHKEDTFDVFRQRMMQMYRHKRANK, from the exons ATGTCCCCGCCTCGCGCGGCGGCGGTGGCGG GGCAAAATAACATGGCAGCCAGACGAATTACACAGGAGACTTTTGATGCTGTATTACAAGAAAAAGCCAAGCGATATCACATGGATGCCAGCGGTGAGGCTGTAAGCGAAACTCTTCAGTTTAAAGCTCAAG ATCTCTTAAGGGCAGTCCCAAGATCCAGAGCAGAGATGTATGATGATGTCCACAGCGATAGCAGATACTCCCTCAGTGGATCTGTAGCTCACTCGCGAGACACCGGAAGAGAAGGCCTGAGAAGTGACGTATTTCCAGGGCCTTCCTTCAGATCAAGCAACCCTTCCATCAGTGATGACAGCTACTTTCGCAAAGAATGTGGCCGGGATCTGGAATTTTCTCACTCTGATTCTCGGGACCAGGTCATTGGCCACCGGAAATTGGGACATTTCCGTTCTCAGGACTGGAAATTTGCACTCCGTGGTTCTTGGGAGCAAGACTTTGGCCATCCAGTTTCTCAAGAGTCCTCCTCTTGGTCACAGGAGTATAGTTTTGGTCCCTCTGCAGTTTTGGGAGACTTTGGATCTTCCAGGCTGATTGAGAAAGAGTGTTTGGAGAAGGAGAGTCGGGATTATGACGTGGACCATCCCGGGGAGGCTGACTCTGTGCTCAGGGGCAGCAGTCAAGTCCAGGCCAGAGGCCGAGCTTTAAACATCGTTGACCAGGAAGGTTCCCTCCTAGGAAAAGGGGAGTCTCAGGGCCTGCTCACAGCTAAGGGGGGTGTTGGGAAACTTGTCACATTGAGAAATGTGAGCACAAAAAAAATACCCACCATGAATCGTATTACTCCCAAAACTCAGGGCACTAACCAAATCCAGAAAACCACTCCAAGTCCTGATGTGACCCTGGGGACAAACCCAGGGACAGAAGATATCCAGTTCCCCATTCAGAAGATCCCTCTGGGGCTGGATCTGAAGAATCTTCGGCTCCCCAGAAGAAAGATGAGCTTTGACATCATAGATAAGTCTGATGTTTTTTCAAGATTTGGGATAGAAATAATCAAATGGGCAGGATTCCATACCATAAAAGATGATATTAAATTTTCCCAGCTTTTCCAGACTCTCTTTGAACTTGAAACAGAAACCTGTGCTAAAATGCTTGCCTCATTCAAATGTTCCTTAAAACCAGAGCACagagatttttgcttttttactatCAAATTTTTAAAGCACTCTGCTTTGAAAACACCCAGAGTTGATAATGAGTTTTTAAACATGCTTTTAGACAAAGGTGCTGTGAAGACCAAAAATTGCTTTTTTGAAATCATAAAGCCCTTTGACAAGTACATAATGAGACTTCAAGACCGGCTTCTGAAGAGTGTCACACCTCTGCTTATGGCCTGCAATGCCTACGAGCTGAGTGTCAAGATGAAGACCCTCAGTAACCCCCTGGACTTGGCTCTTGCCCTGGAAACCACCAATTCTCTCTGCCGTAAGTCTTTGGCCCTTTTGGGACAGACATTCTCCTTGGCCTCTTCTTTCCGGCAAGAGAAAATCTTAGAAGCTGTCGGCCTGCAAGATATAGCTCCGTCACCTGCTGCATTTCCAAACTTTGAAGACTCCACTTTGTTTGGGAGAGAGTACATAGACCACCTGAAGGCCTGGCTAGTCAGCAGCGGGTGTCCCCTCCAGGTTAAGAAAGCCGAACCAGAGCCGACGCgagaggaggagaaaatgatTCCTCCTACCAAACCCGAAATTCAGGCCAAGGCTCCAAGTAGTCTGAGTGATG CTGTCCCCcagcgagcagatcacaaggtagtGGGCACCATCGACCAGCTTGTGAAACGTGTCATCGAAGGCAGCCTGTCTCCCAAAGAGAGAACTCTTCTCAAAGAGGACCCTGCTTACTG GTTTTTGTCTGATGAAAATAGTCTGGAGTATAAATATTACAAGCTGAAGTTGGCAGAAATGCAGCGGATGAGCCAGAATTTGCGAGGAGCCGACCAGAAGCCGACCTCAGCAGAGTGTGCGGTGCGGGCCATGCTGTATGCCCGGGCTGTCCGTAACCTCAAGAAGAAACTGCTTCCGTGGCAGCGGCGGGGGCTCCTCCGTGCTCAAGGGCTCCGGGGCTGGAAGGCAAGGAGAGCGACCACTGGGACCCAGACCCTCCTATCCTCAGGCACCAGGCTGAAACACCACGGCCGGCAGACTCCAGGCCTCTCACAGGCAAAACCATCCCTGCCAGACAGAAATGATGCTGCCAACAAGGACTGCCTGCCAGACCCAGTTGGACCCTCTCCTCAGGACCCCAGCTCAGAAGCCTCAGGTCCATCCCCCAAGCCAGCAGGAGTGGACATCTCTGAAGCACCTCAGACCTCTTCTCCCTGCCCATCTGCTGACA TTGACATGAAGACAATGGAGACTGCAGAGAAACTGGCTAGATTTGTTGCTCAGGTGGGACCAGAGATCGAACAATTCAGCATAGAAAACAGCACCGATAACCCTGACCTGTG GTTTCTACATGACCAAAATAGTTCTGCTTTCAAATTCTATCGAAAGAAAGTGTTTGAACTATGTCCATCAATTTGTTTCACATCATCTCCTCACAACCTTCACACTGGTGGTGGTGACACTGCGGGTTCTCAGGAGAGCCCCGTGGACCTcatggaaggggaaggagagtgtGAAGATGAGCCACCTCCgcgggaggctgagctggagagCCCAGAGGTGATGcctgaggaggaggatgaggacgATGAGGATGGCAGAGAGGAGGCCCCTGCTCCCGGAGGGGCGGGCAAGTCTGAGGGCAGCACCCCTGCCGATGGCCTTCCCAGTGAGGCTGCTGAGGATGACCTGGCTGGAACACCTGCCCTGTCACAGGCCACCTCGGGTACCTGCTTCCCCCGGAAGAGGATCAGCAGCAAGTCGTTGAAGGTTGGCATGATTCCAGCTCCCAAGAGAGTGTGTCTCATCCAGGAGCCAAAAG TCCATGAACCAGTTCGAATTGCCTATGACAGGCCTCGGGGTCGTCCCATGTCCAAAAAGAAG AAACCCAAGGACTTGGACTTCGCCCAGCAGAAGCTGACCGATAAGAACCTGGGCTTCCAGATGCTGCAGAAGATGGGCTGGAAGGAGGGCCATGGCCTGGGCTCCCTCGGAAAGGGCATCCGGGAGCCAGTCAGCGT GGGAACCCCCTCGGAAGGGGAAGGGTTGGGTGCTGACGGGCAGGAGCACAAAGAAGACACGTTCGATGTGTTCCGGCAGAGGATGATGCAGATGTACAGACACAAGCGGGCCAACAAATAG
- the SUGP2 gene encoding SURP and G-patch domain-containing protein 2 isoform X4, translating into MAARRITQETFDAVLQEKAKRYHMDASGEAVSETLQFKAQDLLRAVPRSRAEMYDDVHSDSRYSLSGSVAHSRDTGREGLRSDVFPGPSFRSSNPSISDDSYFRKECGRDLEFSHSDSRDQVIGHRKLGHFRSQDWKFALRGSWEQDFGHPVSQESSSWSQEYSFGPSAVLGDFGSSRLIEKECLEKESRDYDVDHPGEADSVLRGSSQVQARGRALNIVDQEGSLLGKGESQGLLTAKGGVGKLVTLRNVSTKKIPTMNRITPKTQGTNQIQKTTPSPDVTLGTNPGTEDIQFPIQKIPLGLDLKNLRLPRRKMSFDIIDKSDVFSRFGIEIIKWAGFHTIKDDIKFSQLFQTLFELETETCAKMLASFKCSLKPEHRDFCFFTIKFLKHSALKTPRVDNEFLNMLLDKGAVKTKNCFFEIIKPFDKYIMRLQDRLLKSVTPLLMACNAYELSVKMKTLSNPLDLALALETTNSLCRKSLALLGQTFSLASSFRQEKILEAVGLQDIAPSPAAFPNFEDSTLFGREYIDHLKAWLVSSGCPLQVKKAEPEPTREEEKMIPPTKPEIQAKAPSSLSDAVPQRADHKVVGTIDQLVKRVIEGSLSPKERTLLKEDPAYWFLSDENSLEYKYYKLKLAEMQRMSQNLRGADQKPTSAECAVRAMLYARAVRNLKKKLLPWQRRGLLRAQGLRGWKARRATTGTQTLLSSGTRLKHHGRQTPGLSQAKPSLPDRNDAANKDCLPDPVGPSPQDPSSEASGPSPKPAGVDISEAPQTSSPCPSADIDMKTMETAEKLARFVAQVGPEIEQFSIENSTDNPDLWFLHDQNSSAFKFYRKKVFELCPSICFTSSPHNLHTGGGDTAGSQESPVDLMEGEGECEDEPPPREAELESPEVMPEEEDEDDEDGREEAPAPGGAGKSEGSTPADGLPSEAAEDDLAGTPALSQATSGTCFPRKRISSKSLKVGMIPAPKRVCLIQEPKVHEPVRIAYDRPRGRPMSKKKKPKDLDFAQQKLTDKNLGFQMLQKMGWKEGHGLGSLGKGIREPVSVGTPSEGEGLGADGQEHKEDTFDVFRQRMMQMYRHKRANK; encoded by the exons ATGGCAGCCAGACGAATTACACAGGAGACTTTTGATGCTGTATTACAAGAAAAAGCCAAGCGATATCACATGGATGCCAGCGGTGAGGCTGTAAGCGAAACTCTTCAGTTTAAAGCTCAAG ATCTCTTAAGGGCAGTCCCAAGATCCAGAGCAGAGATGTATGATGATGTCCACAGCGATAGCAGATACTCCCTCAGTGGATCTGTAGCTCACTCGCGAGACACCGGAAGAGAAGGCCTGAGAAGTGACGTATTTCCAGGGCCTTCCTTCAGATCAAGCAACCCTTCCATCAGTGATGACAGCTACTTTCGCAAAGAATGTGGCCGGGATCTGGAATTTTCTCACTCTGATTCTCGGGACCAGGTCATTGGCCACCGGAAATTGGGACATTTCCGTTCTCAGGACTGGAAATTTGCACTCCGTGGTTCTTGGGAGCAAGACTTTGGCCATCCAGTTTCTCAAGAGTCCTCCTCTTGGTCACAGGAGTATAGTTTTGGTCCCTCTGCAGTTTTGGGAGACTTTGGATCTTCCAGGCTGATTGAGAAAGAGTGTTTGGAGAAGGAGAGTCGGGATTATGACGTGGACCATCCCGGGGAGGCTGACTCTGTGCTCAGGGGCAGCAGTCAAGTCCAGGCCAGAGGCCGAGCTTTAAACATCGTTGACCAGGAAGGTTCCCTCCTAGGAAAAGGGGAGTCTCAGGGCCTGCTCACAGCTAAGGGGGGTGTTGGGAAACTTGTCACATTGAGAAATGTGAGCACAAAAAAAATACCCACCATGAATCGTATTACTCCCAAAACTCAGGGCACTAACCAAATCCAGAAAACCACTCCAAGTCCTGATGTGACCCTGGGGACAAACCCAGGGACAGAAGATATCCAGTTCCCCATTCAGAAGATCCCTCTGGGGCTGGATCTGAAGAATCTTCGGCTCCCCAGAAGAAAGATGAGCTTTGACATCATAGATAAGTCTGATGTTTTTTCAAGATTTGGGATAGAAATAATCAAATGGGCAGGATTCCATACCATAAAAGATGATATTAAATTTTCCCAGCTTTTCCAGACTCTCTTTGAACTTGAAACAGAAACCTGTGCTAAAATGCTTGCCTCATTCAAATGTTCCTTAAAACCAGAGCACagagatttttgcttttttactatCAAATTTTTAAAGCACTCTGCTTTGAAAACACCCAGAGTTGATAATGAGTTTTTAAACATGCTTTTAGACAAAGGTGCTGTGAAGACCAAAAATTGCTTTTTTGAAATCATAAAGCCCTTTGACAAGTACATAATGAGACTTCAAGACCGGCTTCTGAAGAGTGTCACACCTCTGCTTATGGCCTGCAATGCCTACGAGCTGAGTGTCAAGATGAAGACCCTCAGTAACCCCCTGGACTTGGCTCTTGCCCTGGAAACCACCAATTCTCTCTGCCGTAAGTCTTTGGCCCTTTTGGGACAGACATTCTCCTTGGCCTCTTCTTTCCGGCAAGAGAAAATCTTAGAAGCTGTCGGCCTGCAAGATATAGCTCCGTCACCTGCTGCATTTCCAAACTTTGAAGACTCCACTTTGTTTGGGAGAGAGTACATAGACCACCTGAAGGCCTGGCTAGTCAGCAGCGGGTGTCCCCTCCAGGTTAAGAAAGCCGAACCAGAGCCGACGCgagaggaggagaaaatgatTCCTCCTACCAAACCCGAAATTCAGGCCAAGGCTCCAAGTAGTCTGAGTGATG CTGTCCCCcagcgagcagatcacaaggtagtGGGCACCATCGACCAGCTTGTGAAACGTGTCATCGAAGGCAGCCTGTCTCCCAAAGAGAGAACTCTTCTCAAAGAGGACCCTGCTTACTG GTTTTTGTCTGATGAAAATAGTCTGGAGTATAAATATTACAAGCTGAAGTTGGCAGAAATGCAGCGGATGAGCCAGAATTTGCGAGGAGCCGACCAGAAGCCGACCTCAGCAGAGTGTGCGGTGCGGGCCATGCTGTATGCCCGGGCTGTCCGTAACCTCAAGAAGAAACTGCTTCCGTGGCAGCGGCGGGGGCTCCTCCGTGCTCAAGGGCTCCGGGGCTGGAAGGCAAGGAGAGCGACCACTGGGACCCAGACCCTCCTATCCTCAGGCACCAGGCTGAAACACCACGGCCGGCAGACTCCAGGCCTCTCACAGGCAAAACCATCCCTGCCAGACAGAAATGATGCTGCCAACAAGGACTGCCTGCCAGACCCAGTTGGACCCTCTCCTCAGGACCCCAGCTCAGAAGCCTCAGGTCCATCCCCCAAGCCAGCAGGAGTGGACATCTCTGAAGCACCTCAGACCTCTTCTCCCTGCCCATCTGCTGACA TTGACATGAAGACAATGGAGACTGCAGAGAAACTGGCTAGATTTGTTGCTCAGGTGGGACCAGAGATCGAACAATTCAGCATAGAAAACAGCACCGATAACCCTGACCTGTG GTTTCTACATGACCAAAATAGTTCTGCTTTCAAATTCTATCGAAAGAAAGTGTTTGAACTATGTCCATCAATTTGTTTCACATCATCTCCTCACAACCTTCACACTGGTGGTGGTGACACTGCGGGTTCTCAGGAGAGCCCCGTGGACCTcatggaaggggaaggagagtgtGAAGATGAGCCACCTCCgcgggaggctgagctggagagCCCAGAGGTGATGcctgaggaggaggatgaggacgATGAGGATGGCAGAGAGGAGGCCCCTGCTCCCGGAGGGGCGGGCAAGTCTGAGGGCAGCACCCCTGCCGATGGCCTTCCCAGTGAGGCTGCTGAGGATGACCTGGCTGGAACACCTGCCCTGTCACAGGCCACCTCGGGTACCTGCTTCCCCCGGAAGAGGATCAGCAGCAAGTCGTTGAAGGTTGGCATGATTCCAGCTCCCAAGAGAGTGTGTCTCATCCAGGAGCCAAAAG TCCATGAACCAGTTCGAATTGCCTATGACAGGCCTCGGGGTCGTCCCATGTCCAAAAAGAAG AAACCCAAGGACTTGGACTTCGCCCAGCAGAAGCTGACCGATAAGAACCTGGGCTTCCAGATGCTGCAGAAGATGGGCTGGAAGGAGGGCCATGGCCTGGGCTCCCTCGGAAAGGGCATCCGGGAGCCAGTCAGCGT GGGAACCCCCTCGGAAGGGGAAGGGTTGGGTGCTGACGGGCAGGAGCACAAAGAAGACACGTTCGATGTGTTCCGGCAGAGGATGATGCAGATGTACAGACACAAGCGGGCCAACAAATAG